A single window of Periplaneta americana isolate PAMFEO1 chromosome 14, P.americana_PAMFEO1_priV1, whole genome shotgun sequence DNA harbors:
- the PolD2 gene encoding DNA polymerase delta subunit 2 — translation MIPESVKLSASVGKLLSTPSSENTTETVYSRVDCEFKNLSERFRHEKKDFTKQYAHIYAVRLTKMRELLLKKVHNKWGSDVHVRKLSELEEEASGKCVIIGTLFKHQKLKPSVLKEISEEHQLIPQPSRTHFVDEHDQLILEDELQRIRLIGNLNVHLVVTGVVCAVYGHEEGDGKFIVDDFCWTGLSEPVERPLQLKEDRFVVFLSGLDLVNSSDSLLPLQLFVDWIGGFLGDMGEQERQASAVRVIIAGNSIRGYAEFKVPVLQNIYTTDVEDSITLEATKLLDDFLVQLTSSIDIDVMPGEFDPTNHMMPQQPLHYCMLPQASRYETFHGVSNPYDCEIGGRRMLGTSGQPIEDIARYSNLTDPLDILQHTLEWAHLAPTCPDTLSCFPYYQEDPFIITEYPDIFFAGNQPNFQTKLYTGDQGQKVRLICIPAFSKSCSCVVVNLKNLDCYPVCFGAAEPKSPMPDK, via the exons ATGATTCCAGAAAGTGTGAAGCTTAGTGCTAGTGTTGGGAAACTCTTATCCACACCATCATCTGAAAATACAACTGAAACAGTGTATTCAAGGGTGGACTGCGAATTCAAAAATCTTTCTGAAAGATTTCGACACGAGAAGAAAGATTTCACGAAACAATATGCTCACATTTATGCAGTGCGTCTAACAAAAATGCGGGAGTTACTGTTGAAAAAAGTGCATAATAAGTGGG GATCGGATGTTCATGTACGCAAATTATCTGAATTAGAAGAAGAGGCATCCGGAAAATGCGTCATAATTGGTACACTTTTCAAGCATCAAAAATTGAAGCCAAGTGTATTGAAAGAAATCAGTGAAGAG caCCAATTGATACCACAACCATCAAGAACTCATTTTGTTGATGAACATGATCAGCTGATATTAGAAGATGAACTGCAGAGAATTAGACTTATAGGGAACTTGAATGTTCACTTGGTTGTAACTGGGGTTGTGTGTGCTGTGTATGGACATGAGGAAGGTGACGGAAAATTTATTGTTGATGATTTTTGCTGGACAGGTCTGTCTGAACCTGTTGAACGACCTCTACAGTTGAAAGAAGACAG ATTTGTTGTTTTTCTGAGTGGCTTGGACTTGGTTAATAGTAGCGATTCCTTGCTCCCACTTCAACTGTTTGTTGATTGGATTGGAGGTTTCCTTGGTGACATGGGAGAACAGGAACGTCAAGCAAGTGCTGTGCGTGTCATTATTGCAG GTAATTCCATCAGAGGTTATGCAGAATTCAAGGTAcctgttttacaaaatatttacactacagatGTCGAGGATTCCATTACTTTGGAGGCCACTAAACTTTTGGATGACTTTTTAGTTCAGTTAACA TCATCAATTGATATTGATGTGATGCCAGGGGAATTTGATCCAACAAACCACATGATGCCTCAGCAGCCACTCCATTACTGTATGCTTCCACAG GCTTCTAGATACGAGACATTTCATGGAGTATCAAATCCCTACGATTGTGAAATTGGAGGTCGACGAATGCTTGGGACTTCAGGTCAACCAATAGAAGACATTGCTCGTTACAGTAATTTGACAGATCCTCTGGATATACTTCAGCATACTTTGGAGTGGGCTCACCTTGCACCGACCTGCCCTGACACATTAT CTTGTTTCCCATATTATCAGGAGGACCCATTCATTATTACTGAGTATCCAGACATCTTCTTTGCAGGAAACCAGCCTAACTTCCAGACAAAATTATATACAG gTGACCAGGGGCAGAAAGTGCGGCTCATCTGCATACCAGCATTTTCGAAGTCTTGTTCGTGTGTTGTTGTCAATCTGAAAAACTTGGACTGCTATCCTGTGTGCTTTGGTGCTGCAGAACCTAAAAGCCCAATGCCGGATAAATGA